In Mycetocola spongiae, the genomic stretch TAACGAATCGGTATCGCTCGCGCGCGAGGTGGGCTCGCGCTCGGCCACCGGCTTTGTCAACGGCGTGCTGCGCGGGATCACCCGCACCGAACCCGAGGTCTGGCGCGAGAAGGTGGCCGCGGCCGCCTCGGGCGAGGACGACCGCCTGAGTGCGCTCTATTCCCACCCCACCTGGATCGTGCGTGCCCTGCGCCAGGCGCTGCGCGCCGAGGGCCGCGTGGAGGAGCTGGAGGAGCTGCTGGCCGCGGATAATATCGCGCCCGCCGTGACCTATATTGCCCTTCCCGGCCAGGCCGAGCGCCCCGCCGAGGGCGAACCCACCGCATATTCCCCGCTCGGTTTCCACCTCGGGGGCGGCGATCCCGAGGCCGTGATTCGTGCTGCCCGCGGCCTGATCCGGGTGCAGGACGAGGGCTCGCAGCTCGCGGCCCTGGCCCTGAGCCGCGCCCGCGCGGTGACCCCGGGGGAGAGCTGGCAGGATCTGTGTGCCGGCCCCGGCGGTAAGGCCGTCCTGCTGGGTGCCGAGGCGCTCGCCTCGGGGGCCACGCTTGTGGCCAATGAGGTGGTTCCGGCCCGCGCCGAGCTGGTGCGCAAGGCCCTCGCCGTGCTGCCCGAGCCGATCGAGGTGCGGGAGGGGGACGCCCGCATCTGGGGCGAGCTCTACCCGCACAGCGCCGATCGTATCCTCGTGGATGCCCCGTGCACCGGGCTGGGGGCGCTGCGCCGCCGCCCCGAGGCGCGCTGGCGAAAAACCGCGAAGGACCTCGCCGATCTGGGGGTCATCCAGGCCGATCTGTTCCAGTCGGCCCTCGGGGCGCTGCGCCCGGGCGGCATCCTCGCCTATGTCACCTGTTCCCCGCATATCGCCGAGACCCGCGGCGTGGTGAGCGAGGGCCTGCGCCGACACCCCGAGATTGAGCTGCTGGATACCGTGGGCATCCTGGAATCGCTGACCGATTCCCCGCTGGATCTGGGTGAGGGTCTGCGCCACGGCTCGGGCAGCACCGTGCAGCTGTGGCCGCACCGCCACGGCACCGACGCGATGTTTATCGCGCTTCTGCACCGTCCTGCCTAGCGACCGCGCGGAGGGGTGCATTTAAGCGCGCCTCCGCCTGTGGTCAGGCCACATCTGCCACACTGGGAGTATCCCCGAGAGAAAGCGGAACCGATGACCCAGCCCCACCCCCGGTATCGCCTGGTTATTGCCGCCGCGGCCCTCGCGCTGCTCACGCTCTCCGGCTGCTCCGCGCTCGGCCCGGGGGAGAGCGGCCCCGAGCGCAATGACGTGGGGGAGATCGTGACCGCGGGGAAGGCCGATATCTTCGCGCTTCAGGTGGGGGACTGCCTGAATAATGTGGAAAACGGCCAGACCACCAATGCCGATGCCGTGCCCTGCTCCACGGAACACGACCTCGAGGTATTTTCCCTCCATACGATCACCGCGGATGATTTTGATCCCGCGATCGAGGGCTATCCGGGCGATGACCGGGTGGCCACGCTCTCCCGCGATGTCTGTACGGCGGGTTTCACCGAGTTCATCGGCGTGCCCCCCGAGGGTGCGGAGCACTCCTATTTTGTGTTCTCTCCCACGATGGAGAGCTGGATGCGGATGAATGATCGCATCATCGCGTGCACCGCCCATAACAACAGCGGCAAAACCACCGGCACCCTCGCCGGGATCGGCCGCTAGGGCGCACATCCGTGCAGCCGGCCGGGTGCCGGATTCGCCGGGCGCGATGCTCGCCCTAAACTGGGTGGCATGACAGTCAGGATCAACCCGAGCATTCTTGCCGCGGATTTTGTAAACCTTCAGCGCGACCTCGAGGTTATCGCCTCGGCCGACCTCGTCCACGTGGACGTCATGGATAATCACTTTGTCCCGAACCTCACGTTTGGGCCGCAGATGGTGGGTCGCATCCAGGATGTCTCGCCGATTCCGCTCGACGTGCACCTGATGATCTCCGATGCCGACCGCACCGCGCCGGAATATGCCGAGCTTGGTGCCGCCTCGGTCACGTTCCACGCCGAGGCCGCGACCGACCCGGTGGCACTCGCCCGCCGGCTGCGGGAGATCGGCGCGCGCGCCGGAATCGCCCTGAAGCCCGGCACCGCCGTGGAGCCCTATCTGGAACTGATGGACGAGTTTGACCAGATCCTGATCATGACGGTGGAGCCCGGATTTGGCGGCCAGTCGTTTATGCCCGAGACCATGCCCAAGCTCACGCTGCTTGCCGCCGAGGCGCGCCGCCGCGGCAGCGATATCTGGCTGCAGGTGGATGGTGGTATCAACGAGTCCACGATCTCCCAGGCCGCCGAGGCCGGGGCCAATACCTTTGTGGCCGGTTCCGCCGTATTTGGCAAGGATAACCCGGCGCTTGCAATCGCCGAGCTGCGCGCGAGCGCGCAGGCCCATAGCCACTAATTCCCCGCATTAGCACCGGCCGGACCCGCACCGCGGGCCCGGCCGGTGCTCTTCTCATTGCCGCGCCGACCCCGCTACCCGACAGGTATGCCTCTATTTTTGGCCTCCGCCCCGCCGCGAAATCCGCGATAAACCAGGATGGGTCACGCATTAACTCTGTCCGTACTCAGCATTTAGCACACAGCACCAAAGGAAATATCGTGAATCGCTTCTCCATTCCCACCCGCCTCGCCTCGCTTGCCCTCGGGCTGGGGATGGGCCTCACCCTCATCGGGTGCACCACCGCGCCCGCCGTGCGCGATAACGCCGGACAGGTTGTGGAGTCCGGAATCACGGACGTATTCGCGATTAAGATCGGCGATTGCATGGACGAGCAGACCGGAGCCACCGAGGTCTCCGATGTTCCCACGGTTCCCTGCGGCGACCCCCACGACGAGGAGGTCTTTGGCGAGTTCACCGTGGACGGTAATGACTTCCCGGGCGATGACGAGATGTCGGAGATTGCGTTTAACGGATGTGTTGACCGTTTTAACGATTTTATCGGCCTCTCCTATGAGGAATCCGGGCTCGATTTTTATCCCCTGACCCCGACCTCCACCGGCTGGACCATGCAGAACGACCGCACCATCAACTGCGTGGCCTATGACCCCTCGGCCAAGACCACAGGCAGCCTCGCGGGCGCCGCGCGCTAGCCACCCGCGACAACCTCCGGCCCGTTCCCCGCCACCGCGCGGGGAACGGGCCGGTTTTTTGTCCAGCTACCCCGAAATATTGCGCATAATTCCCGATTATGCCGCCGATGGTACTTCACCACCCCGCGACCTAGTACCCTGAGAGCGTGAAGAGTTTCGACACCCTATTTTCCGAGTTGAGCCAGAAGGCCATCGACCGACCCGAGGGCTCCCTCACCGTCGCCGAGCTGGACCGTGGCATCCACGGAATCGGCAAGAAGATCGTGGAGGAGGCCGCCGAGGTATGGATGGCCGCCGAGTTCCAGTCCAATGACGAGGCCGCCGAGGAGATCTCGCAGCTGCTCTACCACCTGCAGGTCATGATGATCGCCAAGGGACTTTCCCTGGAGGACGTGTACCGACATCTGTGAAGCGCCCGCGCTTCCCGCTGTTCCCCACGCTTTTGATCACTAGACCCCGTTAGGGCACCCATCATGCTTCGTATCGCCATTCCCAATAAGGGCTCACTGTCCGAAACCGCCACCCTCATGTTGTCCGAGGCCGGCTATGCCACGCGCCGCGACCCGAAGGAACTGCACCTTCTCGACGCCGATAACGACGTGGAGTTCTTTTTCCTGCGCCCCCGCGATATCGCCACCTATGTGGGCTCGGGCGCGCTGGATGTGGGCATCACCGGCCGCGATCTGCTCCTGGACTCCGGTTCGGAGGCCATCGAGGTGGAGCCGCTGAACTTCGGAGACTCCACGTTCCGCTTCGCCGGCCCCTCCGGTAAATACTCCACGCTTGCCGATCTTGAGGGTGTGCGCGTGGCCACGAGCTATCCGGGGCTGGTCCGCGATTTCCTCGCCGGACACGGCGTGACCGCGGTGCTGGTAAACCTCGACGGCGCCGTGGAATCCGCGGTGCAGCTCGGCGTGGCCGATGCCGTGGCCGATGTGGTATCCACGGGGGCCACCCTGCGCAAGGCCGGGCTGGACATCTTTGGTCCCGTGATCCTGGACTCCACCGCGGTGCTGATCCGTTCACACGAGGAAAAGCCGGGCCTGGCCACGCTGCGCCGCCGGCTCGAGGGCGTTCAGGTCGCCCGCCAGTACGTGATGATGGACTATGACCTGCCGCTGGAGCTGCTGGATCGGGCCACCGCGATTGCCGGCGGACGCCAGTCGCCCACGGTCTCGCCGCTGCGCGATCCCGAGTGGGTTGCCGTGCGGGTCATGGTGCCCAAGCGCCGCACCGCCAAGATCATGGACGCGCTCTACGAGATTGGCGCGCGCGCCATCCTGGTCAGCGCCATTCACGCCGCGCGCCTCTAGGGGAGGGTCATCATGACGCTAGCAACCCGTGTGATTCCCTGTCTCGACGTGGCCGCCGGCCGCGTGGTGAAGGGTGTGAATTTTCAGAATCTGCGCGATCAGGGTGATCCCGTGGAACTTGCGGCCAATTATGCCGCCCAGGGCGCCGATGAGATCACGTTCCTGGATGTCACCGCGACCGTGGATGGCCGCGCGACCACCTATGACGTGGTCACCCGCACCGCCGAGCAGGTTTTTGTGCCGCTCACGGTGGGGGGCGGCGTGCGCAGTACCGAGGACGTCGCGCGCCTGCTGGGCTGCGGCGCGGATAAAATCGGCGTGAATAGCGCTGCCATCGCGCGCCCCGATCTGATCGGCGAGATCGCCGACCGCTTTGGCGCGCAGGTGGTGGTTCTCTCGCTGGATATCTGCCGCGATCCCGGTGCCCCCTCGGGCTTTGTGGTGACCACCCACGGCGGCCGCGAGAAGACCCAGCTGGATGCGGCGCTCTGGGCCCGCGAGGCGATTAACCGCGGGGCCGGCGAGCTCCTGGTCAACTCGATCGACGCCGATGGCACTAAGGACGGCTTTGACCTCGAATTGATCACGCTCATGCGTTCGCTCAGCACCGTGCCCGTGATCGCCTCGGGCGGCGCGGGCGAGCTGGAGCATTTTGCGCCCGCCGTGCTGGCGGGGGCCGATGCGGTCCTGGCCGCGAGCGTATTCCACTCGGGTTATCTCACGATCGACGCCGTGAAATCCGAGATGGCCCGCGCGGGAATCCCGGTGCGCTCATGAGCGGCCTCGCCCCGCTGGATATCTCCAGCCCCGAGGCCGCGGTGGCCTCGGTGAGTTTTGATGAAAACGGTCTGGCCCCGGCGATCATCCAGGAGCGTGGCACGGGCCGCGTCCTGATGCTCGGCTATGTAAACGCCGAGGCGCTGCGCCGCACCCTCACCGAGGGACGGGTCACGTTCTGGTCGCGCTCGCGCCGCGAGTATTGGCGCAAGGGAGATACCTCCGGACACGCCCAGTACGTTCAGTCGGTGGCCGTAGACTGCGATGCCGATACCCTCCTGATCGAGGTGATCCAGGTGGGCGCCGCGTGCCATACCGGGGCCCACTCCTGCTTTGATGAACGCGATATTCCCGCGGTCATCGGCGAGCTGCCCGCCTAGTTTTCCACCTCCGCCGAGTCTCGGGAGAAAAAATGAGTAACAGCATGTCCGGAACCACCACCCGCGCGGCGTTTAACGCCCTCAGTGCCGCGGGGGAGCACCGCGTGGTTCCGGTGGCCCGGGAGATCTTCGCCGATGGCGAGACCCCGGTGGGGATCTATCGCAAGCTTGCCGATGGCACCCCCGGGAGCTTCCTGCTGGAATCCGCCGAGCAGGGCGGCATCTGGTCGCGATTCTCCTTTATCGGCGTCTCGGCCTTTGGAGTTCTCACCGAGGCCGAGGGGCGCACCCGCTGGCTCGACTACGGCCTCAGCGCCGAGCGCGCGCTGGGTGCCGACGCCCCGGACGCCCCGCTGGACGCGGTGGCGGCCTTTCACGAGCGCTGGGCCGGACCGCGGATCGAGGGCTTTGCGCCGCTGACCGGTGGCCTCGTGGGATATATCGGCTGGGAGGCAATCCGGCAGATCGAGAATCTCCCCAATGTGCCCCCGCGCGAGATCGGCGTGCCCGATCAGGCGCTGAGCTTTGTGGAATCCCTCGCCGTCTGCGACCATCGCTCCGCCACGGTGCGGCTGATCGTAAACGTGCTCCTGGACACGGAGGAGGACGGCGATATCCGCTGGGCGCGCGCGCAGGAGCAGCTGGACCGGATGCAAACGGCGCTGGCCCGCCCCTCCGAGGCGTTCCTCTCCGAGGCGGACTTCTCCCTCCATGCGGAGCCTACCCACCGCACGCAGGAGCAGGACTACCTGGACGCCGTGGTGGCCTCCAAGGAGTTCATTCGCGCGGGCGATATCTTCCAGGTGGTGGTCTCGCAGCGCTTTGACCTGGCCTGCCACGCCGAGCCCGTGGACGTCTACCGGGTATTGCGGGCGCTCAACCCCAGCCCCTATATGTATCTATTTATGCTCGAGGACGCGGACGGGCGACCGTTCTCGGTGGTGGGCTCCTCGCCCGAGGCGCTGGTAAAGGCCGAGCGCGGCCACCTGATCACGCATCCCATCGCCGGCTCCCGGCCGCGCGGCACCACCCCCGAGCGTGATGCCGAACTCGCCGCGGAACTCCTGGCCGATGAGAAGGAGCGCGCCGAGCACCTGATGCTTGTGGACCTCTCGCGTAATGACCTGGCCAAGGTATGCGAGCCGGGCACGGTGGAGGTCACCGAGTTCATGCGAATCGAGAACTTCAGCCATATCATGCACCTGGTTTCCTCGGTGGAGGGCACCCTCCGCGCGGATGCCAGCCCCGTGGATATCTTCCGTGCCACGTTCCCCGCGGGCACCCTCTCGGGCGCACCCAAGCCGCGCGCACTCGAGATTATCGACGCCCTGGAGCCCGCTCAGCGCGGCGTCTACGGCGGAGTTGTGGGCTATTTTGGCCTCTCCGGGGATACCGACCTGGCCATCGCGATCCGCACCGCCACGATCGTGGACGGCGTGGCCCATGTGCAGGCCGGGGGTGGCCTCGTCGCCGATTCCTCCCCGCGGCTAGAGTTTGAGGAGAGCCAAAATAAGGCCGCCGCCCCGCTGCGCGCCGTGGCGATCGCCAACGCAATGACAAGGATTTCATGACCGACCCCACCCCCGATACCGCCGCGGACACGCAGCCCACCGCGGAGGCGGAGCGCGCCCGCCGCGGAAGGCGCGGGAAAAACCGCTCGCTCCTGCTGCTCGTGGCCGCCGGGGCACTCTCGCTGCTGTCCTGGACCCAGTCCTGGAGCACGGTCATCATCACGATGCCCAGCGGGGGAGAGCAGACGCTGGCAATCGATGGTTCCGTCGCGGCACCCGCACTCACCGCCCTCTCGCTCTCGCTCCTGGCCCTCGTGGCCGCGCTGGCCATCGCCGGGCGCGGATTCCGCCTGATCCTCGGCGTGCTCGCGATTGTGCTGGGCCTGTGTATTGCGCTGGAATCGGTGCTGTCGATGACGGATCCGGGGGCCGCCGCCGCGGCCGCGATCACCGCCGCCACCGGGATCGCCGGGAGCGCCTCGGTGCATGCCGTTATCGTCTCGGCCGCGTCCTCTGCCTGGCCGTTCCTGGCCCTGGCCGGCGCCGTGCTCGCAGTCCTGGGCGGGGCCCTCATCCTCGCCACCGCGCGCAACTGGCCCGGATCCTCCCGCAAATACCAGACCGTGACCCCGCGCCTCGCGGTGGATCCCGAGTCCACCCCGGATGCCATCGACAGCTGGGATGACCTCAGCCGCGGCGATGACCCCACCCGGCTCCCGGGCGACCGCTAACCTTCCCGTTCCCCGCCCACGCCCACCGGCTCACCCCGTGCGCGCGTGGGTTTCCACTTCGGACCCCGCCACCCGATAGACTGGCGTGGC encodes the following:
- a CDS encoding RsmB/NOP family class I SAM-dependent RNA methyltransferase, with the translated sequence MSTTDPHSSSGPRRATRDGHRDNRPARRSDHEAARRGDAPGRGEGSRPGRAAARAGDAVQPARRVAFDVLTAVRHDDAYANLLLPTAIRRAGLNTADAGLATELCYGSLRMRGYYDRVIELASGRPVGEIDEAILDVLRLGVHQLLATRVASHAAVNESVSLAREVGSRSATGFVNGVLRGITRTEPEVWREKVAAAASGEDDRLSALYSHPTWIVRALRQALRAEGRVEELEELLAADNIAPAVTYIALPGQAERPAEGEPTAYSPLGFHLGGGDPEAVIRAARGLIRVQDEGSQLAALALSRARAVTPGESWQDLCAGPGGKAVLLGAEALASGATLVANEVVPARAELVRKALAVLPEPIEVREGDARIWGELYPHSADRILVDAPCTGLGALRRRPEARWRKTAKDLADLGVIQADLFQSALGALRPGGILAYVTCSPHIAETRGVVSEGLRRHPEIELLDTVGILESLTDSPLDLGEGLRHGSGSTVQLWPHRHGTDAMFIALLHRPA
- a CDS encoding septum formation family protein, translating into MTQPHPRYRLVIAAAALALLTLSGCSALGPGESGPERNDVGEIVTAGKADIFALQVGDCLNNVENGQTTNADAVPCSTEHDLEVFSLHTITADDFDPAIEGYPGDDRVATLSRDVCTAGFTEFIGVPPEGAEHSYFVFSPTMESWMRMNDRIIACTAHNNSGKTTGTLAGIGR
- the rpe gene encoding ribulose-phosphate 3-epimerase, giving the protein MTVRINPSILAADFVNLQRDLEVIASADLVHVDVMDNHFVPNLTFGPQMVGRIQDVSPIPLDVHLMISDADRTAPEYAELGAASVTFHAEAATDPVALARRLREIGARAGIALKPGTAVEPYLELMDEFDQILIMTVEPGFGGQSFMPETMPKLTLLAAEARRRGSDIWLQVDGGINESTISQAAEAGANTFVAGSAVFGKDNPALAIAELRASAQAHSH
- a CDS encoding septum formation family protein, producing MNRFSIPTRLASLALGLGMGLTLIGCTTAPAVRDNAGQVVESGITDVFAIKIGDCMDEQTGATEVSDVPTVPCGDPHDEEVFGEFTVDGNDFPGDDEMSEIAFNGCVDRFNDFIGLSYEESGLDFYPLTPTSTGWTMQNDRTINCVAYDPSAKTTGSLAGAAR
- a CDS encoding phosphoribosyl-ATP diphosphatase, yielding MKSFDTLFSELSQKAIDRPEGSLTVAELDRGIHGIGKKIVEEAAEVWMAAEFQSNDEAAEEISQLLYHLQVMMIAKGLSLEDVYRHL
- the hisG gene encoding ATP phosphoribosyltransferase, which gives rise to MLRIAIPNKGSLSETATLMLSEAGYATRRDPKELHLLDADNDVEFFFLRPRDIATYVGSGALDVGITGRDLLLDSGSEAIEVEPLNFGDSTFRFAGPSGKYSTLADLEGVRVATSYPGLVRDFLAGHGVTAVLVNLDGAVESAVQLGVADAVADVVSTGATLRKAGLDIFGPVILDSTAVLIRSHEEKPGLATLRRRLEGVQVARQYVMMDYDLPLELLDRATAIAGGRQSPTVSPLRDPEWVAVRVMVPKRRTAKIMDALYEIGARAILVSAIHAARL
- the hisF gene encoding imidazole glycerol phosphate synthase subunit HisF — encoded protein: MTLATRVIPCLDVAAGRVVKGVNFQNLRDQGDPVELAANYAAQGADEITFLDVTATVDGRATTYDVVTRTAEQVFVPLTVGGGVRSTEDVARLLGCGADKIGVNSAAIARPDLIGEIADRFGAQVVVLSLDICRDPGAPSGFVVTTHGGREKTQLDAALWAREAINRGAGELLVNSIDADGTKDGFDLELITLMRSLSTVPVIASGGAGELEHFAPAVLAGADAVLAASVFHSGYLTIDAVKSEMARAGIPVRS
- the hisI gene encoding phosphoribosyl-AMP cyclohydrolase, with translation MSGLAPLDISSPEAAVASVSFDENGLAPAIIQERGTGRVLMLGYVNAEALRRTLTEGRVTFWSRSRREYWRKGDTSGHAQYVQSVAVDCDADTLLIEVIQVGAACHTGAHSCFDERDIPAVIGELPA
- a CDS encoding anthranilate synthase component I, producing the protein MSNSMSGTTTRAAFNALSAAGEHRVVPVAREIFADGETPVGIYRKLADGTPGSFLLESAEQGGIWSRFSFIGVSAFGVLTEAEGRTRWLDYGLSAERALGADAPDAPLDAVAAFHERWAGPRIEGFAPLTGGLVGYIGWEAIRQIENLPNVPPREIGVPDQALSFVESLAVCDHRSATVRLIVNVLLDTEEDGDIRWARAQEQLDRMQTALARPSEAFLSEADFSLHAEPTHRTQEQDYLDAVVASKEFIRAGDIFQVVVSQRFDLACHAEPVDVYRVLRALNPSPYMYLFMLEDADGRPFSVVGSSPEALVKAERGHLITHPIAGSRPRGTTPERDAELAAELLADEKERAEHLMLVDLSRNDLAKVCEPGTVEVTEFMRIENFSHIMHLVSSVEGTLRADASPVDIFRATFPAGTLSGAPKPRALEIIDALEPAQRGVYGGVVGYFGLSGDTDLAIAIRTATIVDGVAHVQAGGGLVADSSPRLEFEESQNKAAAPLRAVAIANAMTRIS
- a CDS encoding Trp biosynthesis-associated membrane protein; this translates as MTDPTPDTAADTQPTAEAERARRGRRGKNRSLLLLVAAGALSLLSWTQSWSTVIITMPSGGEQTLAIDGSVAAPALTALSLSLLALVAALAIAGRGFRLILGVLAIVLGLCIALESVLSMTDPGAAAAAAITAATGIAGSASVHAVIVSAASSAWPFLALAGAVLAVLGGALILATARNWPGSSRKYQTVTPRLAVDPESTPDAIDSWDDLSRGDDPTRLPGDR